A region of Oryzias latipes chromosome 18, ASM223467v1 DNA encodes the following proteins:
- the LOC105356456 gene encoding FH1/FH2 domain-containing protein 3 isoform X2, with protein sequence MWACALQNEVYRDRPGTDTLPPHSSHPPMTGKHNSRLCQAAFEPSVSVLGMKRSNIITIALSSLPAPRLLPPAIYAMDSSVLDREDVQRLRALIPTEDELGLIKEAKAQNPHAPLAQAELCLLTLGEIPHLSTRLELWAFALDYDSLEKEIAEPLFHLKLAMEQLAASQTFRYILATVLTIGNFLNGCKARGFELSYLSKLSQVRDTHTRQPLLHHVCLLLLQLRPDSSDLHSDIAAVTKAAKYDYSQVQSSFTQLETMCKASWEQLKILEKAEDRQNGGKMDRSKGANEEVSENSLRHRLPKILKDCEERLKVLRAVHRRVINRFHSFLLFLGYSHSMVRDTKAEDFCRNISNFSLEYRNARQAIILQREREQQRAVAGIPAPGTPVGRRKCQQEPSQDSDEQCRLEKVLRTPELSSRVDITVPQSRRRTGDIKGVRCKKMTW encoded by the exons ATGTGGGCGTGTGCGCTTCAGAATGAAGTGTACAGGGACCGGCCTGGCACAGACACACTGCCTCCTCACAGCTCGCACCCACCTATGACAGGAAAGCACAACAGCCGACTTTGTCAAGCTGCTTTTGAG CCTTCCGTCTCAGTTCTGGGAATGAAGCGCAGCAACATTATAACCATCGCCCTGAGCAGTCTTCCAGCCCCCCGGCTGCTCCCCCCAGCCATCTACGCCATGGACAGCAGCGTGCTGGACAGGGAGGATGTTCAG CGTCTTCGAGCACTGATCCCTACAGAGGACGAACTCGGCCTGATAAAGGAGGCCAAGGCCCAGAACCCTCACGCCCCACTGGCCCAGGCTGAGCTCTGCTTACTGACTCTGGGGGAAATCCCACACCTGAGCACCAGGCTGGAGCTGTGGGCCTTTGCTTTGGACTATGACTCCTTGGAGAAG GAAATCGCAGAACCTCTCTTCCATCTGAAGTTAGCCATGGAGCAGCTGGCAGCCAGCCAGACCTTCAGATATATTCTCGCCACGGTGCTCACTATCGGGAATTTCCTCAATGGGTGTAAG GCCCGCGGTTTTGAACTGAGTTACCTGAGCAAGCTGTCTCAGGTGAGGGATACCCACACCCGCCAACCCTTGCTGCATCACGTCTGtttgctcctgctgcagctccgcCCAGACTCCTCTGACCTCCACTCAGACATTGCTGCTGTGACCAAAGCCGCCAAG TATGACTACTCTCAGGTCCAGTCCAGCTTTACTCAGCTAGAAACTATGTGCAAAGCATCATGGGAGCAGCTAAAGATACTGGAGAAGGCTGAAGATAGACAGAATGGAGGGAAGATGGACAGAAGTAAAGGTGCAAACGAGGAGGTTTCAGAGAACTCCCTGCGACATAGGCTGCCCAAGATTTTGAAAGACTGTGAAGAAAGGCTGAAGGTCCTGAGAGCCGTCCATCGTCGGGTTATCAACAG GTTTCActcttttcttctcttcctgGGATACTCACACTCCATGGTGAGGGACACCAAAGCAGAGGACTTCTGCAGAAACATCAGCAACTTCTCTCTGGAGTACAGAAATGCACGGCAGGCCATCATCCTACAGAGAGAACGGGAGCAGCAAAGGGCAGTGGCTGGAATCCCCGCCCCAGGCACACCTGTTGGCAGGAGGAAGTGTCAGCAGGAGCCATCACAG GACAGTGATGAGCAGTGCAGGTTAGAGAAGGTGCTGAGAACACCGGAACTGAGCTCCAGAGTGGACATCACTGTGCCACAAAGCCGCAGGAGAACAGGCGACATCAAAG gaGTACGATGTAAGAAAATGACCTGGTGA
- the LOC105356456 gene encoding FH1/FH2 domain-containing protein 1 isoform X1: protein MKDSDLSKDLTWGSDQSWDSVIKSATQLCLNTLDFSDLFDEDDSGEEDTASTSNAPTSPQAPKEYPPPPPPPPPPPPPPPPSAPPLPSALTEGTVTKRRTLKLHWKELPNLAPLPRMTHFGMQTIWAELEPVNLDTSLLGILFKAKTCSTASKVVSGRQPSVSVLGMKRSNIITIALSSLPAPRLLPPAIYAMDSSVLDREDVQRLRALIPTEDELGLIKEAKAQNPHAPLAQAELCLLTLGEIPHLSTRLELWAFALDYDSLEKEIAEPLFHLKLAMEQLAASQTFRYILATVLTIGNFLNGCKARGFELSYLSKLSQVRDTHTRQPLLHHVCLLLLQLRPDSSDLHSDIAAVTKAAKYDYSQVQSSFTQLETMCKASWEQLKILEKAEDRQNGGKMDRSKGANEEVSENSLRHRLPKILKDCEERLKVLRAVHRRVINRFHSFLLFLGYSHSMVRDTKAEDFCRNISNFSLEYRNARQAIILQREREQQRAVAGIPAPGTPVGRRKCQQEPSQDSDEQCRLEKVLRTPELSSRVDITVPQSRRRTGDIKGVRCKKMTW from the exons ATGAAGGACTCTGATCTAAGTAAGGACTTGACCTGGGGGTCGGATCAATCCTGGGATTCAGTCATCAAATCGGCAACACAGCTTTGCCTCAATACTTTGGATTTTTCAGATCTGTTTGATGAAGATGACAGTGGGGAAGAAGATACAGCCAGTACAAGTAATGCACCAACAAGCCCACAAGCCCCCAAGGAAtatcctccacctcctcctccacctcctcctcctccaccaccaccacctcccaGTGCCCCTCCCCTGCCTTCAGCACTGACTGAAGGTACGGTCACTAAAAGACGCACCTTGAAGCTCCATTGGAAGGAACTTCCCAACTTGGCTCCTCTTCCCAGGATGACACACTTTGGAATGCAAACAATCTGGGCGGAGCTTGAGCCGGTAAATTTGGACACAAGCCTTCTGGGAATTCTGTTCAAAGCCAAGACCTGCAGCACCGCTTCTAAAGTGGTTTCTGGACGGCAG CCTTCCGTCTCAGTTCTGGGAATGAAGCGCAGCAACATTATAACCATCGCCCTGAGCAGTCTTCCAGCCCCCCGGCTGCTCCCCCCAGCCATCTACGCCATGGACAGCAGCGTGCTGGACAGGGAGGATGTTCAG CGTCTTCGAGCACTGATCCCTACAGAGGACGAACTCGGCCTGATAAAGGAGGCCAAGGCCCAGAACCCTCACGCCCCACTGGCCCAGGCTGAGCTCTGCTTACTGACTCTGGGGGAAATCCCACACCTGAGCACCAGGCTGGAGCTGTGGGCCTTTGCTTTGGACTATGACTCCTTGGAGAAG GAAATCGCAGAACCTCTCTTCCATCTGAAGTTAGCCATGGAGCAGCTGGCAGCCAGCCAGACCTTCAGATATATTCTCGCCACGGTGCTCACTATCGGGAATTTCCTCAATGGGTGTAAG GCCCGCGGTTTTGAACTGAGTTACCTGAGCAAGCTGTCTCAGGTGAGGGATACCCACACCCGCCAACCCTTGCTGCATCACGTCTGtttgctcctgctgcagctccgcCCAGACTCCTCTGACCTCCACTCAGACATTGCTGCTGTGACCAAAGCCGCCAAG TATGACTACTCTCAGGTCCAGTCCAGCTTTACTCAGCTAGAAACTATGTGCAAAGCATCATGGGAGCAGCTAAAGATACTGGAGAAGGCTGAAGATAGACAGAATGGAGGGAAGATGGACAGAAGTAAAGGTGCAAACGAGGAGGTTTCAGAGAACTCCCTGCGACATAGGCTGCCCAAGATTTTGAAAGACTGTGAAGAAAGGCTGAAGGTCCTGAGAGCCGTCCATCGTCGGGTTATCAACAG GTTTCActcttttcttctcttcctgGGATACTCACACTCCATGGTGAGGGACACCAAAGCAGAGGACTTCTGCAGAAACATCAGCAACTTCTCTCTGGAGTACAGAAATGCACGGCAGGCCATCATCCTACAGAGAGAACGGGAGCAGCAAAGGGCAGTGGCTGGAATCCCCGCCCCAGGCACACCTGTTGGCAGGAGGAAGTGTCAGCAGGAGCCATCACAG GACAGTGATGAGCAGTGCAGGTTAGAGAAGGTGCTGAGAACACCGGAACTGAGCTCCAGAGTGGACATCACTGTGCCACAAAGCCGCAGGAGAACAGGCGACATCAAAG gaGTACGATGTAAGAAAATGACCTGGTGA